CCTTCCTGGCCGCGCCCCTGCCGCTCGCCTCGCCCGGAGTCGCCAGGCAGACGGTGGACGTGACGCCGGCCTCGACCCTCGTGGTCTTCACCGCCGCGCTCGCCTCCGGCGTGCGGGCCGAGTTGAAGGTGGACACGGGCTTCCGCGGGGTCAAGACCGAGCAGCTAGCCGCCATGGTCGCCACCCTCGACGGCGCCGCGGTCAAGGAGGCGGCGAGCAAGATCGACGCCGGCAAGAGCCTGGGCGAACCGGCGCTGGAGTTCGAGAAGGTGCTAGACAAGGTGGTGAGCGGCTCGGTGGCGCTGGCGCAGGCGAGCCACAAGCTGGCGTCCACCACCGGCAGCAAGCTGGCCAACGTCGTGGCGGCGGGCAACAACATCCTGCGCGCCATTTCCCGGGAAGAGGCGGCGCCGACCGACGCCGTGGCGGCGGTGGACGCGTCGGCCGGGAAGGTCGAGGCGGCCAAGGTGACCGAGGAGGCGAAGACGCTGATCGACACCGCCACCGACAGCGCCGCGATCCTGAGTACCTACGTGGTCGTGGGGTACCTCGACAAGGACCCGACTCCGACTCCTGCGCCTTAGGCCGATTCGAGGTAGACCTGGTACTTCGGGTGGAGCCGGCGTCTCTGCCGGCCGGCACGGAGGCCGGCCCCACTCGACTCGAATCAGGCCGAAGACGGCTTAGGCCGGCCCCACTCGCGGAATGGGTGGCGCGGGCCTCCGTGCCCGCGGCCAACGGCGAGAGGCCATCCGTCCTGCGCGATCAGTTCGTGAACAGCTGCGTCCAGTACGGGGTGCCGCGGCCGTCGCGGGCCAGGCCGACGCCGATGGTCCCCAGGCTCGGGTTCAGGATGTTGGCTCGGTGGCCCGGGCTCCGCATCCAGGCGTCCACCACGGCGGCGGCGTCCCGCTGGCCGTAGGCGATGTTCTCGGCGGCCCGCGAATAGTTGATCCCCGCCCGGGAGACGTGCCAGAACGGGCTGCGGCCGTCGGGATCGGTGTGGTCGAAGTAGCCGCGGCGCACCATGTCGGCGCTGCGGGCGGCGGCCACCGTGCTCAGCGCGGGCGACGCCACCAGCGGGCGCAGGCCGTGGCGGGCGCGCTCGCGGTTGGTATGATCCACGACCAACTGCACTTCGGCGGGCAGGCCGGTCGCCGGCCGCAGGTTGCCGTATGCCGGCGGCGGCAGGTACGGACGCTGTGGCTGGGCCGGCCGTGGCGCCGCGGGAGGCGCGCCGGCCGGCGGCAACTGCGCGACCAGGTCCCGCAACTGCCGCAGCAACTCGGGCATGGTCCGCTGCGCCGGCGCCGCCTGGGGCGCCTGCCAGGTCGGACCGCCCGCCCAGACGGCGCTGGACGCACCGGCCGACGCCGCCCAGGAATCGCCGGGCGCCCCGCCGGCGGAGGGCCCGGCACCGGACGCCGGGGCAGGTCGCATGGCTCCGGCCGGCCGGCCGACCGGGGAATCCGGCGAAGCGACCGCGCCGCGCGGGCCTTGATTGTCCCGGCCCGCGGTCGCGACCCGCGACATCGATCGGCTTTCGGCGTTCAAGGCCATGGCGGCATCTCCCTGCATCCTCGACCGGGCTGCGGGGAGCGCCCTGCTCTGGGACTCCTATCGCCCGGGCCGCCGGCCAGTCGGTAAACGCCCGGTAAAGCTGACCGAGGAGTTTCGGTTAAGTCGTGCGCCCGCGCCGCCGCCGCGCCACGCGGGGCCGAGGCAACGAGCGATGCCTCGACCCGGCGCGCTTGAACCCGTCGCGGACTTCCCCCTGCAGGAACTTGCGTTCGGCGCTCAGGGAAGGAGGGCCCCGGTGCCCACGGCGGTGGCACCCCGATGCAGCAAGAGGTCGGCAATCACCTGCGCGACCTCGGCGCTCGCGAGCACGGCGATGGTCTTGCCCGCCAGATCGCCAACCTCCCTGGTCAGCCGCTGGATCAGCTTGACGCGCCAAGTTCCGAGGCGGGAAGCCCACAGATCCGGTCGACTCTGCGAGCGCGGAGAAAGGAACTCGTCGGGGCCCACCAGTCCGCCGATCGCGTCGAGGATGAGCCAGGGCGCGCCGCAGGCCTCGGCAATCCCGCACCTGGCGTGGAACTCCGGTGAGTCGAAGAATCGCCGCGCGCGCGTCATGCGCAGGGGAGTGCTTCCGGTGCCCTGCACGATCACTGCCGAGACGGCCGGCTTCGCTTCTGTCCGCGAGCCTGGCGTCGCCAACGGCATGTCGGGCTTGCGTCGGCCCCTTCTGACCAGCAACGATGCCTTCCGCCCAGCCAGGTTGAACTTCTTGCGGGCCGGCTGGCGCACTGCCTTGCGCCGTGGCTGGAGCGGCTCGA
This window of the Candidatus Tanganyikabacteria bacterium genome carries:
- a CDS encoding CAP domain-containing protein → MALNAESRSMSRVATAGRDNQGPRGAVASPDSPVGRPAGAMRPAPASGAGPSAGGAPGDSWAASAGASSAVWAGGPTWQAPQAAPAQRTMPELLRQLRDLVAQLPPAGAPPAAPRPAQPQRPYLPPPAYGNLRPATGLPAEVQLVVDHTNRERARHGLRPLVASPALSTVAAARSADMVRRGYFDHTDPDGRSPFWHVSRAGINYSRAAENIAYGQRDAAAVVDAWMRSPGHRANILNPSLGTIGVGLARDGRGTPYWTQLFTN